A DNA window from Pithys albifrons albifrons isolate INPA30051 chromosome 7, PitAlb_v1, whole genome shotgun sequence contains the following coding sequences:
- the LOC139674317 gene encoding LOW QUALITY PROTEIN: 5'-3' exonuclease PLD3-like (The sequence of the model RefSeq protein was modified relative to this genomic sequence to represent the inferred CDS: substituted 1 base at 1 genomic stop codon) has product MAPQRPPKSPKPPMALKAPSDAPKARLEPSMAPKASPEPPKALQGPPKPPMTPQIPPWPPKPPKVPPSPPCPRSIVLVESIPEGLSFSNGSAPNPSVFNTWMELLGGATTNLDIASFYWTLTNEDSQTHEPLAALGDLVLGELVRVASRGVSVHATVSAPSAKSPLNDLQTLERSGASVHPRDLPHLTGGVLHTKFWLMDRQHLYVGSANMDWRSLTQVKELGAAIYNCNCLAQDLGKVFEAYWALGVPNATIPAPWPQNFSTSFNAETPMALTLNGTNADIYLSSSPPPLCAXGCTQDLDVLLGVIDGAEAFMDVAVMSYVLSIEFSWPERFWPTIDEHLRRTVVDRRVALRLLVSCWHHSHASMFPFLHSLAARKTGSGEPPCVLESSCNFSLPGRCPSRGGQAMTLQVAARLEQRLGPKMQKPGEQSWQGEKEPTHQKAAAAAATRSKRKRLLLHRSAHTPRSCVQLS; this is encoded by the exons atggccccccagagacccccaaagtccccaaagccccccatGGCTCTCAAAGccccctcagatgcccccaaaGCCCGCCTAGAGCCCTCTATGGCCCCCAAagcctccccagagccccccaaagccctccaaggtcccccaaagccccccatGACCCCCCAGATCCCCCCATggccccccaagccccccaaGGTCCCCCCAAGCCCCCCATGCCCCCGCAGCATCGTGCTGGTGGAGTCTATCCCTGAGGGATTGTCCTTCAGTAACGGGTCTGCCCCAAACCCCTCAGTGTTCAACACGTggatggagctcctgggagGGGCCACCACCAACCTGGACATTGCCTCCTTCTATTGGACACTGACCAATGAGGACTCTCAGACACATGAGCCCTTGGCTGCCCTG GGTGACCTGGTCCTGGGAGAGTTGGTCCGGGTGGCCTCCCGGGGGGTCTCGGTGCACGCCACCGTCAGTGCCCCCTCAGCCAAGTCACCACTGAACGACCTTCAGACACTGGAGAGGAGCG GTGCCTCAGTGCATCCCAGGGACCTGCCGCACCTCACGGGGGGCGTCCTGCACACCAAGTTCTGGCTCATGGATAGGCAACACCTCTATGTGGGCAGTGCCAATATGGACTGGAGATCCCTCACACAG GTGAAGGAACTCGGTGCCGCCATCTACAACTGCAACTGCCTGGCCCAGGACCTGGGCAAGGTCTTTGAGGCTTACTGGGCACTGGGTGTGCCCAATGCCACCATCCCGGCGCCATGGCCACAGAATTTCTCCACCTCCTTCAATGCTGAGACGCCAATGGCATTGACACTCAATGGCACCAACGCTGACATCTACCTCTCA agctccccTCCCCCGCTGTGTGCCTAGGGCTGCACCCAGGACCTGGATGTCCTACTGGGTGTCATCGACGGCGCCGAGGCCTTCATGGATGTGGCGGTGATGAGTTACGTGCTCAGCATCGAGTTCTCATGGCCTGAGAGGTTCTGGCCCACCATCGATGAACACCTGCGCCGCACTGTGGTGGACAGGCGGGTGGCACTGCGGCTCCTGGTGagctgctggcaccacagccaCGCCTCCATGTTCCCCTTCCTGCACTCCCTCGCTGccaggaaaactggaagtggaGAACCGCCgtgtgtcctggaaagcagctgcaacttctctctccctggtcgctgccccagccggggcgggcaggccatGACACTGCAGGTGGCGGCaagactggagcagagactgggacccaaaatgcagaaaccaggagaacagtcgtggcaaggagaaaaagaacCGACTcaccaaaaagcagcagcagcagcagcaaccagGAGTAAGAGAAAACGGCTTCTCCTCCACCGCAGTGCACACACACCCCGCTCCTGCGTTCAGCTGagctaa